A genomic stretch from Spongiibacter nanhainus includes:
- a CDS encoding AraC family transcriptional regulator codes for MTEAGGKSFSELSDSSFLVQLVYPAMLEMGLDVERVVEECKISSNLLTDRTARFPHAAQVQFWRVLEEVSGDPLIGLHIAEVVPVYRGQVLEYLFLSSPNFGEGLRRAQNYQRLVTDAMQFELEVGAEESRLVLDFAGDSAPSLRHRNDCFARFLLRYFDALTDGAFRALRVNLPHSPGAAVDEYERAFGCPVEFDSPRQALVFATDVLDTPSTHAEPELLKLHERLASKQLEKLSRQDVVGDVKRVIAEVLELGQPTLEGVAARLDMNERVLRSRLTEAGTSFNQVLADYRCILAKRLLARTDESIADVVYLTGFSEPSTFYRAFKRWTGLTPVEYRQQKMADGEPQ; via the coding sequence ATGACTGAAGCGGGTGGGAAATCCTTTTCAGAGCTGAGCGATTCCAGCTTTCTGGTGCAATTGGTCTACCCCGCCATGTTGGAAATGGGTTTGGATGTCGAGCGGGTCGTGGAGGAGTGTAAAATCTCCAGTAACCTGCTGACGGATCGCACCGCGCGCTTTCCCCATGCCGCGCAGGTACAGTTTTGGCGGGTGTTGGAAGAGGTCAGTGGAGATCCCTTAATCGGTCTGCATATCGCCGAGGTGGTGCCGGTTTATCGGGGGCAGGTGCTGGAATATCTGTTTCTCAGCAGCCCTAACTTTGGTGAGGGGCTGCGGCGGGCGCAAAACTACCAGCGCCTGGTGACCGACGCCATGCAGTTTGAGTTGGAGGTCGGTGCTGAGGAATCCCGCTTGGTACTGGATTTTGCCGGCGACTCGGCGCCGTCGCTGCGCCATCGCAATGACTGCTTTGCGCGATTTTTACTGCGTTATTTCGATGCCTTAACCGATGGCGCCTTTCGAGCATTGCGGGTTAACCTGCCTCACTCTCCCGGTGCTGCGGTGGATGAATACGAGCGGGCCTTTGGTTGTCCGGTAGAGTTCGACAGCCCTCGGCAGGCCCTGGTTTTTGCCACCGACGTGTTGGATACCCCCTCAACTCACGCCGAACCGGAGCTGCTAAAACTCCACGAGCGCCTGGCCAGCAAGCAACTGGAAAAACTGTCCCGCCAGGATGTGGTGGGGGACGTAAAACGGGTCATCGCTGAAGTGTTGGAGCTGGGACAGCCCACCCTGGAGGGAGTGGCCGCGCGCCTGGATATGAACGAGCGAGTGCTGCGCTCGCGGCTGACCGAAGCCGGCACCAGTTTTAACCAGGTGCTGGCGGACTACCGGTGTATCCTCGCCAAACGTCTGTTGGCCCGCACCGATGAAAGCATTGCCGATGTGGTCTACCTAACTGGTTTTTCCGAGCCCAGCACCTTCTACCGTGCCTTCAAACGCTGGACCGGCCTCACCCCAGTGGAATACCGCCAACAGAAAATGGCGGATGGTGAGCCCCAATAG
- a CDS encoding CaiB/BaiF CoA transferase family protein: protein MGPLSGFRIIELEGLGPAPFAGMMLADMGAEVISITRKSTPEGKPVENTISERGKKSIALNLKDPRGVEAVLKLCENADALIEGFRPGVAEKLGIGPEDCMGRNPKLVYGRMTGWGQTGPMSQMAGHDINYISLSGALGSIGRAGERPMPPLNLVGDFGGGGMFLAFGVVSAMLECSRSGQGQVVDVSMVEGSAALMHMMYSFLNNSTFGWRDERGVNILDTGAHFYEVYETSDGGYMSVGPIEPQFYAILKEKMDLSEEDFGAQYDASRWPELKEKLAAVFKTRTRAEWTEVFDGTDACVAPILSMTEAPKHPHNVARNSFIEVGGHVQPAPAPKFSRSAPATPNAAPRPGSDTDAVLTEAAGFSADELAALRSDGVLT from the coding sequence ATGGGACCACTATCAGGATTTCGCATAATTGAATTGGAAGGGCTCGGCCCAGCACCCTTTGCCGGCATGATGCTGGCCGATATGGGGGCTGAGGTGATCTCCATCACCCGCAAGTCCACACCGGAAGGCAAGCCCGTTGAGAACACCATCAGCGAGCGAGGCAAAAAATCCATCGCCCTGAACCTTAAAGACCCCCGCGGTGTGGAGGCTGTGCTCAAACTGTGCGAGAACGCCGATGCACTGATTGAGGGCTTTCGCCCGGGCGTAGCGGAAAAACTCGGTATTGGCCCGGAAGATTGCATGGGCCGCAATCCCAAACTGGTTTACGGCCGCATGACGGGTTGGGGCCAAACGGGTCCTATGTCGCAGATGGCGGGCCACGATATCAACTACATTTCCCTGTCCGGCGCCCTGGGTTCCATCGGCCGTGCCGGTGAGCGTCCCATGCCGCCCCTGAACCTGGTCGGCGACTTTGGCGGGGGCGGTATGTTCCTGGCTTTCGGTGTGGTGTCGGCCATGCTGGAGTGCAGTCGCAGCGGTCAGGGGCAGGTGGTGGATGTTTCCATGGTCGAGGGCTCGGCGGCGCTGATGCACATGATGTACAGCTTCCTTAACAACAGCACGTTTGGCTGGCGTGACGAGCGAGGTGTGAACATCCTCGATACCGGCGCGCATTTCTACGAAGTGTATGAGACCAGCGACGGCGGCTATATGTCAGTTGGACCTATTGAACCGCAGTTTTACGCCATTCTGAAAGAGAAAATGGATCTCAGCGAGGAAGATTTTGGCGCCCAGTATGATGCGTCCCGCTGGCCTGAACTTAAAGAAAAATTGGCGGCGGTGTTTAAAACCCGCACCCGTGCCGAGTGGACTGAAGTGTTTGACGGCACCGACGCCTGCGTAGCGCCGATACTGAGCATGACCGAAGCGCCCAAGCACCCCCACAATGTCGCGCGCAATTCCTTCATTGAGGTTGGTGGGCATGTGCAACCGGCGCCGGCGCCGAAGTTCAGCCGCAGTGCGCCCGCTACTCCGAACGCCGCGCCGCGGCCTGGCAGCGACACTGATGCGGTGTTGACTGAGGCAGCGGGCTTCAGTGCCGACGAATTGGCGGCGCTGCGCAGTGATGGCGTGTTGACCTGA
- a CDS encoding SAM-dependent methyltransferase, with amino-acid sequence MRLDPIALAEKGLVPDSLLRKGIRRQLAQRLEQEHGSDVDASESRRRQFREALRHSAIAINTDDANDQHYEVPAGLFELMLGPKLKYSSCYWPEGCDSLAQAEDAMLQLMAERAKLENGQKILELGCGWGSFCLWAAQQYPDSEVTAVSNSHGQREFIEAQAAARGLTNLRVITCDVGQLELAETFDRVVTVEMLEHVRNYRDMLANISQWLEPDGFLFVHIFCHAFLHYPFDGGWMTDHFFSGGQMPAFDTLMHFSEHMRIVDSWRLNGEHYAKTLEAWLDKLDAFRKPALAILAEHPQPRLQLQRWRMFLMACAELFAYNGGQEWFVGHYLMTPGKAGD; translated from the coding sequence ATGCGCCTCGACCCCATCGCCTTGGCCGAAAAAGGCCTGGTACCTGATTCTCTGTTAAGAAAAGGCATCCGCCGCCAGCTTGCCCAGCGACTGGAGCAAGAACACGGCAGTGATGTCGATGCCAGTGAAAGCCGTCGCCGGCAGTTTCGAGAGGCGCTGCGCCACTCTGCCATTGCCATCAATACTGACGACGCCAACGACCAGCATTACGAGGTCCCCGCAGGGCTATTCGAACTTATGCTGGGCCCCAAGCTCAAGTACAGCAGCTGTTACTGGCCAGAGGGTTGCGACTCCCTGGCCCAGGCCGAAGACGCCATGCTTCAGTTAATGGCGGAGCGCGCCAAGCTGGAAAACGGCCAGAAAATTCTCGAACTGGGCTGTGGTTGGGGGAGCTTCTGCCTATGGGCGGCCCAACAGTATCCCGATTCAGAGGTTACCGCCGTATCAAACTCCCACGGCCAGCGAGAGTTTATCGAAGCGCAGGCGGCTGCGCGGGGCTTGACCAACCTGAGGGTGATTACCTGTGACGTGGGTCAGCTCGAGCTGGCTGAGACCTTCGACCGAGTGGTCACCGTCGAAATGCTGGAGCATGTGCGCAACTACCGGGACATGCTGGCCAATATCTCCCAGTGGCTGGAGCCGGACGGCTTTCTGTTTGTGCATATTTTCTGCCACGCTTTCCTGCACTATCCCTTCGACGGCGGTTGGATGACGGATCACTTCTTTAGCGGTGGGCAGATGCCAGCCTTTGATACGCTGATGCATTTTTCTGAGCATATGCGCATCGTCGACAGTTGGCGGCTTAATGGCGAGCACTACGCCAAAACCCTGGAGGCTTGGTTGGATAAACTGGACGCTTTCAGAAAACCAGCCCTGGCGATCTTGGCCGAGCATCCCCAGCCGCGCTTGCAGTTGCAGCGCTGGCGAATGTTTTTGATGGCCTGTGCCGAGCTGTTTGCCTACAACGGCGGCCAGGAGTGGTTTGTCGGCCACTACCTGATGACACCGGGCAAGGCAGGGGACTGA
- a CDS encoding class I adenylate-forming enzyme family protein, translating to MTADLELASAAAQFDFADQDIPQRLRHWAEHRPDHPFMIWEPRSGNERRWTYKEFEHAVNQVAAGLHGLGVKKHDKVLIHAENCPEMVLAWYACARLGAVGVTTNTRCVGGEIEYFAAHTEAVGAITQPKFVDEIAANAKNVGWIVVTGDNSGEAPESPVKGDYPSFDSLFGDPASVPERPAEPMLPAGIMFTSGTTSLPKAVVHTHANALWSGTMGSQSMNMDSDSVYLGFLPFFHVNCQSWCFWGSLGVGGTAVLMPKFSASKFWSVIDKYQVTHCSMIPFVFKAIAMEPVPESHSLKVMPMGIIWKEISGWLKAEPFASWGMTETVTHATRSDFVHDWPQGSIGKPTPGYHLAVVNPETGEPCQKGEIGELWVHGVPGVNIFLEYYKNPEAMAKSFTPNGWFKTGDMVHVGDEGHFYFTDRDKDALKVGGENVSARQVEEVCMQVPGGGIGEIAIVAKSHDMLDMVPVAFVIKGWGAPEDDEAFAQAIIDHCKANLADFKVPRAVYIVDEFPRATLEKVAKNKLREMADEMPAID from the coding sequence ATGACCGCCGATCTGGAACTCGCAAGCGCCGCCGCACAGTTTGATTTTGCCGACCAGGATATTCCCCAGCGCCTGCGCCACTGGGCAGAGCACCGTCCCGATCACCCTTTTATGATTTGGGAGCCGCGTTCGGGGAATGAGCGTCGCTGGACCTACAAAGAGTTTGAGCACGCGGTCAATCAGGTTGCGGCTGGGCTGCATGGCCTGGGCGTAAAAAAGCATGACAAGGTTCTTATCCATGCTGAAAACTGCCCGGAGATGGTTTTGGCCTGGTATGCCTGTGCCCGCTTGGGGGCGGTAGGGGTGACCACCAATACCCGCTGTGTGGGGGGGGAGATCGAGTACTTTGCCGCCCATACCGAAGCGGTGGGGGCGATTACCCAGCCCAAATTTGTCGACGAGATTGCCGCCAATGCCAAGAATGTCGGCTGGATTGTGGTGACCGGCGATAACTCAGGCGAAGCCCCGGAGTCTCCAGTCAAGGGCGATTACCCCAGCTTTGACAGCCTGTTTGGCGACCCTGCTTCTGTCCCCGAGCGTCCTGCCGAGCCGATGCTGCCGGCGGGGATTATGTTCACTTCGGGCACTACCTCGCTGCCCAAGGCAGTGGTACACACCCATGCCAATGCGCTGTGGTCCGGCACCATGGGTAGCCAAAGTATGAATATGGACAGCGATAGTGTTTACCTTGGCTTCCTGCCCTTCTTCCACGTTAACTGCCAGAGCTGGTGTTTCTGGGGGTCGCTGGGGGTAGGTGGCACTGCGGTGCTGATGCCCAAATTCTCGGCCTCTAAGTTTTGGTCAGTGATCGACAAGTACCAGGTCACTCACTGCTCGATGATTCCCTTTGTGTTCAAGGCCATCGCCATGGAGCCGGTGCCGGAGTCCCACAGCCTCAAAGTGATGCCTATGGGGATTATCTGGAAGGAAATCTCAGGTTGGCTCAAAGCTGAGCCCTTCGCCAGTTGGGGGATGACCGAGACCGTCACCCATGCCACCCGTTCGGATTTTGTCCACGATTGGCCCCAGGGCAGTATCGGCAAGCCGACCCCCGGTTACCACCTGGCGGTGGTCAACCCGGAAACCGGCGAACCCTGTCAGAAAGGCGAAATCGGCGAGCTGTGGGTGCACGGTGTGCCCGGCGTGAATATCTTCCTTGAGTACTACAAAAACCCGGAGGCGATGGCCAAGTCCTTTACTCCCAACGGGTGGTTTAAAACCGGCGACATGGTTCACGTTGGCGACGAAGGCCATTTCTACTTTACCGACCGCGACAAAGACGCCTTGAAAGTGGGTGGCGAGAACGTTTCTGCCAGACAGGTTGAAGAAGTGTGTATGCAGGTGCCCGGCGGCGGCATCGGTGAAATCGCCATTGTCGCCAAATCCCACGACATGCTGGATATGGTGCCGGTGGCCTTTGTGATCAAAGGTTGGGGTGCGCCGGAGGACGATGAGGCCTTTGCCCAGGCCATTATCGATCACTGCAAAGCTAACCTGGCGGACTTTAAGGTGCCTCGGGCGGTGTATATCGTCGATGAGTTCCCTCGCGCGACCTTGGAGAAAGTGGCCAAGAACAAGCTGCGGGAAATGGCCGACGAGATGCCTGCCATCGATTGA
- a CDS encoding MOSC domain-containing protein encodes MLLTVEKKVQKVKSQTRLIARYLNGMPEGRVEWIGLRPQRKAPMTVVNEARAEAGMGLQGDRRMQGRVGSGRQVTITSREFIDMVARQLGVAAIDPALLRRNLVVSGVNLNALRHQRIRIGEVVVETNALCQPCSRMETALGPGALVAMLGYGGLCARILESGRIAVGDPVIYIPPEAE; translated from the coding sequence ATGCTGCTCACGGTGGAAAAGAAGGTGCAAAAGGTGAAGTCACAGACCCGTCTTATCGCTCGCTATCTCAATGGAATGCCAGAGGGCCGCGTAGAGTGGATCGGCCTGCGTCCCCAGCGCAAAGCGCCGATGACGGTCGTGAACGAGGCCCGGGCCGAGGCCGGTATGGGCCTGCAGGGCGACCGGCGTATGCAGGGACGGGTTGGTTCGGGGCGTCAGGTGACGATAACCAGCCGAGAGTTTATCGACATGGTAGCCCGGCAATTGGGTGTGGCCGCCATTGATCCGGCACTGCTGAGGCGGAATTTGGTCGTCTCCGGTGTCAATCTCAATGCGCTGCGGCACCAGCGTATTCGCATCGGTGAGGTCGTGGTGGAAACCAATGCCCTGTGCCAGCCCTGTTCGCGGATGGAGACGGCGCTGGGTCCTGGTGCCCTGGTGGCGATGTTGGGCTACGGTGGGCTTTGTGCCCGCATCCTGGAATCCGGGCGCATCGCGGTGGGCGATCCCGTGATCTATATCCCGCCGGAGGCTGAGTAA
- a CDS encoding 3-oxoacyl-ACP reductase: MSDRLESLINSAPGKAILGALGVNPPPELRRYTADQATTPVLVDLGGNASSAVFQAVQSVLTGMPASHTDATTQRCDALIFDASHIQNPTQLDEAYRYFHARIRQLGANGRIVIFGRPHMACQTLSAATAQRALEGLSRSLGKEVGRKGSTAQLVTVAEGMESHIASSLRFLLSAKSAYISGQVLKVANTAAEHPGSLDWQRPLAGKTALVTGASRGIGAAIATVLSRDGAQVLGVDVAPMESELRSTMESIGGTSLVADITAEDTPQRLSELFAAQGGVDIVVHNAGVTRDKTLANMTEDQWQMVLNINLTAAQRITDELLASGALNDGGSIVGVSSMNGIAGQRGQTNYAASKAGVIGYVDYMTADDALRQRGITVNAVAPGFIETAMTAAIPFMTRQFGRRLNSLSQGGLPVDVAEAIAYFANPASRAVQGNVMRVCGQALIGA; this comes from the coding sequence ATGAGTGACCGTCTAGAGAGCCTGATCAACTCCGCCCCCGGCAAGGCCATTTTGGGTGCGCTGGGGGTCAACCCTCCCCCTGAACTGCGACGCTACACGGCAGACCAGGCAACCACGCCAGTTCTGGTGGACCTCGGTGGTAACGCAAGCAGCGCGGTATTCCAGGCTGTGCAATCGGTGTTGACCGGCATGCCGGCAAGCCATACCGACGCCACCACCCAGCGCTGTGATGCGCTGATCTTTGACGCCAGCCATATTCAAAATCCGACCCAGTTAGACGAGGCTTACCGCTACTTCCACGCCCGCATACGCCAGCTGGGCGCCAATGGTCGCATCGTTATTTTCGGTCGCCCCCACATGGCCTGCCAAACCTTGTCCGCAGCCACCGCCCAGCGGGCGCTGGAGGGCCTGAGCCGCTCTCTGGGCAAGGAAGTCGGCCGCAAGGGTTCCACAGCCCAGCTGGTGACTGTCGCAGAGGGCATGGAATCCCACATCGCCAGTAGCCTGCGCTTTCTGCTGTCAGCCAAATCCGCTTATATCAGCGGCCAGGTACTAAAGGTCGCCAATACCGCGGCAGAACACCCGGGGAGCTTGGATTGGCAGCGCCCCTTGGCCGGCAAAACAGCCCTGGTGACCGGTGCGTCCCGGGGCATTGGCGCCGCCATTGCCACCGTTCTAAGTCGCGATGGTGCTCAAGTGCTGGGGGTGGATGTCGCGCCCATGGAGAGTGAACTTCGCAGCACCATGGAGAGCATCGGTGGCACCAGCTTAGTGGCAGATATCACCGCCGAGGACACACCACAGCGACTCAGCGAGTTGTTTGCCGCCCAGGGCGGCGTCGATATCGTGGTTCACAACGCCGGCGTGACCCGGGACAAGACCCTGGCCAACATGACTGAAGACCAGTGGCAGATGGTGTTGAACATCAACCTGACGGCTGCACAGCGTATCACCGATGAGCTGTTGGCAAGCGGCGCCCTCAACGACGGCGGCAGCATTGTCGGCGTATCGTCGATGAACGGGATTGCCGGCCAGCGGGGGCAAACCAACTATGCGGCATCCAAAGCCGGGGTGATTGGCTACGTTGACTATATGACAGCCGACGACGCCCTGCGGCAGCGGGGTATTACCGTCAACGCTGTAGCACCGGGCTTTATCGAAACCGCTATGACCGCCGCCATCCCCTTTATGACTCGCCAGTTTGGGCGCCGGTTGAACTCCCTGTCTCAGGGTGGACTGCCAGTGGATGTGGCCGAGGCCATCGCCTACTTTGCCAACCCGGCGTCCCGGGCGGTGCAGGGCAATGTGATGAGGGTGTGCGGCCAGGCGCTGATTGGCGCCTAG
- a CDS encoding DUF1223 domain-containing protein: MKALLLITLFLATSAQALTLDSGTQRATTVELFTSEGCSSCPPADQWLSRLKAAPGLFDTLIPMAFHVDYWDRLGWRDSFASREYSQRQRRHHQEGNLERVYTPGFVVDNREWRGFFAGQRLPRHTSQKAGRLQVNVDTDASAGRIRYQYRPADSSQMQWTLHVAYLLMGVCSEIGAGENRGRQLCHDFVVDSHQRHAMAIEKQPAYFTGTAALPARPDKQQAQTAIVVWVSRQGAEAIEQAVAAYL; this comes from the coding sequence ATGAAAGCGCTACTTTTGATAACTCTGTTTCTGGCGACAAGCGCCCAGGCCTTGACTCTGGACAGTGGCACGCAGCGCGCCACAACGGTGGAGTTGTTTACCTCCGAGGGCTGCAGCAGTTGCCCGCCCGCAGACCAGTGGTTGTCGAGGCTAAAGGCGGCGCCGGGCCTGTTTGATACCCTGATTCCCATGGCATTTCACGTCGACTACTGGGATCGCTTGGGGTGGCGGGACTCCTTTGCGTCCAGGGAATATTCCCAGCGTCAGCGCCGCCATCATCAGGAGGGGAATTTGGAGCGTGTGTATACCCCCGGGTTTGTGGTGGATAACCGTGAATGGCGGGGCTTCTTTGCAGGGCAACGCTTGCCTCGACACACCTCCCAGAAAGCGGGTCGTTTGCAGGTTAATGTTGATACTGATGCCAGCGCGGGCCGTATTCGCTATCAGTATCGTCCGGCGGATTCCAGCCAGATGCAGTGGACCCTGCATGTCGCCTATCTGCTGATGGGGGTATGCAGTGAGATTGGTGCCGGTGAAAATCGTGGCAGACAGTTGTGCCACGATTTTGTTGTCGATTCACATCAACGACATGCTATGGCAATAGAAAAACAGCCCGCTTATTTTACGGGTACTGCAGCGCTGCCAGCTCGACCCGACAAGCAGCAGGCGCAGACAGCCATCGTTGTCTGGGTGTCGCGGCAGGGTGCTGAGGCCATCGAGCAAGCCGTCGCCGCTTATCTATAG
- a CDS encoding acetyl-CoA C-acetyltransferase, whose protein sequence is MTALPKRVAIVGGNRIPFARSNTAYVGHSNQQMLTAAIEGLAQRYKLQGARLGEVVAGAVMKHSRDFNLTRESLLSTSLDPCTPCCDLQLACGTGLQAVITVANKIALGQIDSGIAGGVDTTSDAPIAVSDGLRNVLLEANRGRTMGDRVKALLKLRPRDIGIEIPQNAEPRTGLSMGGHTELTAKHWQISREDQDALACDSHRNLAAAYQAGFFNDLVSPYAGVKQDNILRPDTTVEKLATLKPAFDKKSGQGTLTAGNSSTLTDGASAVLLASEEWAQAQGLPVLAYLSFVQVAAVDFRPGDNSEGLLMAPAYAVPQMLDKAGLTLQDFDFYEIHEAFAAQVLATLKAWEDETFCRDRLGREVLGSIDRSKLNVNGSSLATGHPFAATGGRIVATLAKMLEQNGGGRGLISICAAGGQGVTAIMERP, encoded by the coding sequence ATGACTGCTTTGCCTAAGCGTGTCGCCATAGTGGGCGGCAACCGGATTCCATTTGCCCGCTCCAACACCGCCTATGTCGGCCACAGCAATCAGCAGATGCTGACTGCAGCCATCGAGGGGCTGGCACAGCGTTATAAGTTGCAGGGAGCGCGCCTGGGCGAAGTCGTGGCCGGCGCGGTGATGAAACACAGCCGGGACTTTAATCTCACTCGGGAATCCCTGTTGAGCACCAGCCTGGATCCCTGTACCCCCTGTTGCGATTTGCAGCTTGCCTGCGGCACTGGCTTGCAGGCGGTGATTACGGTGGCCAATAAAATCGCCTTGGGCCAGATCGACTCGGGCATCGCCGGCGGTGTCGACACCACCAGCGATGCGCCTATTGCCGTCTCCGATGGTCTTCGCAATGTGTTGCTGGAAGCCAACCGCGGACGCACCATGGGCGACCGGGTAAAAGCCCTACTGAAATTGCGCCCCCGAGATATTGGTATCGAAATTCCGCAGAATGCCGAGCCCCGCACCGGCTTGTCCATGGGCGGACACACCGAGCTGACGGCCAAGCATTGGCAGATTAGCCGCGAGGACCAGGATGCACTGGCCTGTGACAGCCACCGCAACCTGGCTGCGGCTTATCAAGCGGGATTCTTTAACGATCTGGTCAGCCCCTACGCAGGTGTCAAACAGGACAATATCCTGCGTCCCGATACCACGGTAGAAAAACTCGCCACGCTCAAGCCCGCCTTTGACAAAAAAAGTGGCCAGGGCACGTTGACGGCGGGGAACTCCTCAACCCTTACGGACGGCGCCTCGGCGGTGTTATTGGCATCAGAAGAGTGGGCCCAGGCCCAGGGGCTGCCAGTACTGGCCTACTTGAGCTTTGTGCAGGTGGCGGCGGTGGACTTCCGCCCCGGCGACAACAGTGAGGGCCTACTGATGGCGCCGGCTTACGCCGTGCCACAAATGCTGGATAAAGCGGGGCTGACACTGCAGGACTTCGATTTTTATGAAATCCACGAGGCGTTTGCCGCCCAGGTGTTGGCGACACTCAAGGCCTGGGAGGACGAGACCTTCTGTAGAGATCGCCTGGGGCGCGAGGTGCTGGGGTCGATAGATCGCAGCAAGCTAAACGTCAATGGCAGCTCCTTGGCCACCGGCCACCCCTTTGCCGCGACTGGTGGTCGTATCGTCGCTACCTTGGCCAAAATGCTGGAGCAAAATGGTGGCGGCCGCGGTCTGATCTCCATTTGTGCGGCTGGCGGTCAAGGTGTGACCGCTATCATGGAGCGGCCTTAA
- a CDS encoding Dps family protein, producing the protein MKKIDIGINESDRQQVAEGLSRLLADSYTLYLQTHNFHWNVTGPRFRDLHLMFEEHYTELATAVDDIAERIRTLGVAAPGTYSAFAKLSAVKEVDGVPSAEEMVDILRAGHEQVVRTSREVLKMAQEADDESTTALVSDRMRIHEKTAWMLRAINQ; encoded by the coding sequence ATGAAGAAGATTGATATAGGTATTAACGAAAGTGATCGTCAGCAAGTCGCTGAAGGCCTGAGCCGCCTTCTCGCCGACTCCTACACGCTGTACCTTCAGACACACAACTTCCACTGGAACGTTACCGGTCCACGTTTCCGGGACCTACACCTGATGTTTGAAGAACACTACACCGAGCTGGCGACAGCTGTGGATGACATTGCCGAGCGCATCCGTACTCTGGGCGTCGCGGCACCGGGGACGTATTCCGCCTTTGCCAAGCTCAGTGCAGTGAAAGAAGTGGACGGTGTACCGTCGGCGGAGGAGATGGTGGACATTCTTCGGGCTGGACATGAACAAGTGGTGCGAACCAGCCGAGAAGTTTTGAAAATGGCCCAAGAGGCTGATGACGAATCCACCACTGCCTTGGTGTCAGACCGTATGCGTATCCACGAGAAAACCGCCTGGATGCTGCGCGCGATCAACCAATAG
- the dapE gene encoding succinyl-diaminopimelate desuccinylase codes for MTQLSPTLQLACELIERPSVTPEDAGCQQQMMARLSDIGFDCQSLRFGEVDNFWAVRGDSGPLLCFAGHTDVVPTGPESQWQTPPFKATISEGMLRGRGAADMKGSLAAMVTACERFVAVHPNHSGRIAFLITSDEEGPAADGTVKVVQWLEDQGSKIDWCVVGEPSSTEQVGDVIKNGRRGSLGAVLTARGIQGHVAYPHLARNPIHEVAPALTELAAEQWDQGNDFFPATSFQISNINGGTGATNVIPGEVEVVFNFRFSTEVTAEQLKARCEAILQRHKLDYSIDWHLSGQPFLTSEGPLVEAAQKAIQDATGRPTELSTAGGTSDGRFIAPTGAQVVELGPVNATIHKVDECVRAEDLDTLSTMYEGILRELLA; via the coding sequence ATGACCCAACTCAGCCCCACCCTCCAACTCGCCTGCGAACTGATTGAACGCCCCTCGGTCACCCCCGAGGATGCCGGTTGCCAGCAACAGATGATGGCACGGCTGTCCGACATCGGCTTCGATTGCCAATCGCTGCGTTTTGGTGAGGTCGATAATTTCTGGGCAGTTCGCGGCGACAGTGGCCCGCTGCTGTGCTTTGCCGGCCACACCGATGTGGTGCCAACCGGCCCCGAGTCCCAGTGGCAGACACCGCCCTTTAAAGCCACCATCAGCGAGGGCATGCTGCGGGGCCGTGGTGCGGCGGATATGAAAGGTAGTCTGGCGGCAATGGTGACCGCCTGCGAACGCTTTGTCGCCGTCCATCCCAATCACAGCGGGCGCATTGCCTTTTTGATCACCAGCGACGAAGAAGGTCCCGCCGCCGATGGCACGGTGAAAGTGGTGCAGTGGCTGGAAGATCAGGGCAGCAAGATCGACTGGTGCGTAGTGGGGGAACCCTCCTCCACCGAACAAGTGGGCGACGTGATCAAGAATGGCCGTCGCGGCTCGTTAGGTGCGGTTCTGACCGCCAGGGGCATTCAGGGCCATGTTGCCTACCCACACCTGGCCCGCAACCCCATCCACGAGGTGGCCCCCGCCCTGACCGAATTGGCGGCGGAGCAATGGGATCAGGGCAATGACTTTTTCCCGGCGACCTCGTTCCAGATTTCCAACATCAACGGTGGCACCGGCGCCACCAATGTGATTCCCGGCGAAGTGGAAGTGGTGTTTAACTTCCGTTTTTCCACTGAGGTGACGGCGGAGCAATTGAAGGCCCGTTGTGAAGCCATTTTGCAGCGCCATAAACTCGATTACAGCATCGACTGGCACCTCAGTGGACAGCCCTTTCTCACCTCTGAGGGCCCCTTGGTAGAGGCCGCCCAAAAAGCCATTCAGGATGCCACCGGCCGCCCGACCGAGCTGTCGACTGCAGGCGGCACCTCTGACGGCCGCTTTATCGCCCCCACCGGCGCTCAGGTAGTGGAGTTGGGGCCAGTCAATGCGACCATTCACAAGGTCGATGAGTGTGTCCGGGCCGAAGACCTGGACACCCTCTCCACGATGTACGAGGGGATTCTGCGAGAGCTGCTAGCCTAG